A window of the Armatimonadota bacterium genome harbors these coding sequences:
- a CDS encoding glycosyltransferase family 39 protein, which produces MPDTGRLGVLAEAAGVAVVLGLAATLRLELLGTRSLWYDEGFSLHLARRALPEILAALRSGEPHPVGYYALLSAWLRVVGDDLAAVRALSAVFGLGAVLLTWLAGRALFSPLTGVLGALLVAVNPFQIVASNELRMYAPLSALALLSTWLLWRASQGAGWAVWIAYGGCVAAMAYTSYYSFLLLPAHALWVVFRARAHLRGAVLSAAVAVVTYLPWVFFVLGSPRVPPFPWRVGLWPTYLLEVAGSHTFGGYLFGLMTYVSRNTGPAAAYVPLLFPFALLAGIGARHLARAHRPARDLVAVAWLIPVILVVVA; this is translated from the coding sequence GTGCCCGACACGGGACGTCTGGGTGTCCTGGCGGAAGCCGCGGGGGTCGCCGTTGTACTCGGACTGGCTGCCACGCTGCGGCTGGAGCTGCTGGGAACCCGATCGCTCTGGTACGACGAGGGGTTCAGCCTCCATTTGGCGCGTCGCGCATTGCCCGAGATCCTGGCGGCGCTACGCTCGGGCGAACCCCACCCGGTGGGGTACTATGCCCTCCTCTCCGCGTGGCTGCGCGTGGTCGGGGACGATCTGGCGGCTGTGCGCGCGCTGTCGGCGGTCTTCGGGCTGGGCGCGGTCCTGCTGACGTGGTTGGCCGGCCGCGCCCTGTTCTCGCCCCTAACCGGCGTGCTCGGTGCCCTGCTGGTCGCGGTCAACCCGTTCCAGATCGTGGCGTCGAACGAATTGCGGATGTACGCTCCGCTCTCCGCGCTGGCGTTGTTGTCCACGTGGCTGCTGTGGCGTGCCTCACAGGGAGCCGGCTGGGCTGTGTGGATCGCCTACGGTGGGTGCGTGGCGGCGATGGCATACACGAGCTACTACTCATTCCTCCTGCTGCCCGCCCACGCGCTGTGGGTCGTATTCCGTGCGAGGGCGCATTTGCGGGGCGCCGTGCTGTCGGCTGCGGTGGCCGTGGTGACCTACCTGCCGTGGGTCTTCTTCGTGCTTGGGTCTCCACGGGTGCCCCCGTTTCCGTGGCGGGTGGGCCTATGGCCGACCTACCTTCTGGAGGTCGCCGGCTCGCATACGTTCGGAGGGTATCTGTTCGGCTTGATGACGTACGTCTCGCGCAACACCGGCCCGGCCGCGGCATACGTGCCGCTTTTGTTTCCGTTCGCACTCCTCGCGGGCATCGGTGCACGCCATCTGGCCCGTGCCCACAGGCCTGCACGCGACCTGGTCGCCGTTGCTTGGTTGATCCCCGTGATCCTGGTCGTCGTCGC